Proteins from a single region of Paenibacillus sp. BIHB 4019:
- the dinD gene encoding DNA damage-inducible protein D, translated as MTDKPVDGNVSPFEQARQEDEHGNEFWSARDMARLLDYVEYRNFKPVIDRAKQACENSGQSVEDHFVDMHDMIATGKGARRKVKSVALSRYACYLIIQNADPAKEIVALGQTYFAVQTRKQELFEQATEDERRVMLREELRKHNSQLADAAYQAGVESDIDFAVFQNHGYKGLYGGLDAKGIHQYKGLKKSQKILDHMGSTELAANLFRATQTEEKIRRESIQGKREANKAHFDVGAKVRQTIEELGGTMPEELPTHEDVKKVERRLQKQQAEQLPDEQ; from the coding sequence ATGACCGATAAACCCGTTGATGGAAATGTATCCCCGTTTGAACAGGCTCGTCAGGAAGACGAACACGGCAATGAATTTTGGAGCGCTCGTGACATGGCGAGGTTGCTTGATTATGTAGAGTACCGCAATTTCAAACCTGTTATTGATCGAGCAAAACAAGCATGCGAGAATAGCGGGCAATCCGTTGAAGATCATTTCGTGGATATGCACGATATGATCGCTACTGGTAAAGGAGCTCGCCGAAAAGTAAAATCAGTAGCCCTTAGCCGTTACGCCTGCTACCTTATTATCCAAAACGCTGATCCCGCGAAAGAAATTGTTGCATTAGGACAAACCTACTTTGCCGTTCAAACTAGAAAGCAAGAACTATTTGAGCAAGCAACCGAGGACGAGCGCCGCGTCATGCTGCGTGAGGAACTCCGAAAGCATAACTCTCAATTGGCGGATGCTGCCTATCAAGCTGGAGTAGAAAGTGATATAGATTTCGCTGTATTTCAGAATCATGGCTATAAAGGTTTGTACGGTGGATTAGACGCAAAAGGCATCCATCAATATAAAGGATTAAAGAAGTCGCAAAAGATTCTCGATCATATGGGGAGTACTGAACTGGCCGCTAATCTATTTCGCGCAACACAGACGGAGGAAAAGATTCGTCGAGAAAGTATTCAAGGTAAACGTGAAGCGAATAAGGCACACTTTGACGTAGGTGCAAAGGTTCGGCAAACGATTGAAGAGCTTGGAGGCACAATGCCTGAAGAACTGCCGACACATGAGGATGTGAAGAAAGTCGAGCGCCGTCTGCAAAAACAGCAAGCGGAACAATTGCCGGACGAGCAATAA
- a CDS encoding tyrosine-type recombinase/integrase, giving the protein MASYQKRGESSWYMYVEAGTDAAGNRIRKTQTIRIDDPAILKSAKKTKAYLDEELLKFKMLVESGEYINPDKMKFSAFVELWKTRFVEKNLEETTAFNYKYHSNKWIIPHFGEKSIDKIKTMHIVDFLDGLTDVTGSATRVYIFRVLRSIFTKATEWKVIKQNPMQGVTKPKDEPKSMEVYSEEEVGVLLTALQKEPIRLRVMITLALTTGMRRAELLGLEWKHIDLENSIIDVKQTIPIFKDGEPVIKGPKKKSSIRKIVFPSSVSAELKLYQTHMMRERSNTEAPWEGGEYYFLFAHENGRPFYPKTLYDQWRDFLKRVPNLKQIRLHDLRHTSATLLINQGVHAKIISNRLGHAKISTTMNVYGHVIESADRAAAETFNNLFEPKKPLKKKKS; this is encoded by the coding sequence ATGGCAAGCTACCAGAAACGCGGAGAAAGCTCTTGGTACATGTATGTGGAAGCTGGAACCGATGCTGCAGGAAACCGGATACGCAAGACGCAGACTATTCGCATTGACGATCCGGCAATACTGAAATCTGCTAAGAAAACAAAGGCTTATCTGGATGAGGAATTATTGAAATTCAAAATGCTTGTGGAATCAGGCGAATATATCAATCCGGATAAAATGAAATTCTCTGCCTTTGTCGAGCTTTGGAAAACTAGATTCGTAGAGAAGAACCTGGAAGAAACGACGGCCTTTAATTACAAGTACCATAGCAACAAATGGATCATCCCCCATTTTGGCGAAAAATCCATTGATAAAATTAAGACCATGCATATTGTTGATTTCTTGGACGGATTGACTGATGTTACAGGCTCAGCAACGAGGGTTTATATTTTCAGGGTGTTGCGCAGCATATTTACTAAAGCCACGGAATGGAAGGTCATTAAGCAAAATCCTATGCAGGGCGTGACGAAGCCGAAGGACGAGCCGAAAAGCATGGAGGTATACAGCGAGGAAGAGGTCGGCGTTTTGCTGACAGCGCTCCAGAAAGAGCCTATACGGCTTAGAGTAATGATAACTCTAGCTCTTACAACCGGCATGAGGAGAGCAGAACTGTTGGGACTGGAATGGAAGCATATTGATCTGGAAAACAGCATTATTGATGTGAAGCAAACGATTCCCATATTCAAGGATGGTGAGCCCGTCATTAAGGGGCCGAAGAAGAAAAGCTCTATCAGGAAAATTGTTTTCCCCTCTTCCGTCTCTGCAGAGTTGAAACTCTACCAGACTCACATGATGAGAGAACGTTCTAATACAGAGGCTCCATGGGAAGGCGGAGAATATTACTTTTTATTTGCACACGAGAATGGCCGACCCTTCTATCCCAAAACGCTTTACGATCAATGGAGGGATTTTCTCAAGAGAGTTCCGAACTTAAAACAAATCAGGCTTCATGATCTCCGACATACATCTGCAACGCTACTCATTAACCAGGGCGTCCATGCTAAAATTATTTCAAATAGGCTCGGCCATGCTAAAATCTCGACAACCATGAACGTATACGGCCACGTCATTGAATCAGCGGATCGTGCTGCAGCAGAAACATTCAACAATTTATTCGAACCAAAGAAACCACTAAAGAAAAAGAAATCATAA
- a CDS encoding TerD family protein translates to MDFVAIDFETANSNRSSACAVGIVEVQGGKIVFEQVWLINPQQHFDRMNIEIHGITPAMVADSPTFSELWPVLEPLLNNKQVVAHNASFDMSVLRYCLDDAALPYPAFHYYCTYQLSKKLLPDMPSYRLNVLAGHYQIPLNHHDALDDARAAALILARLLEQEQQLSPTELVLAKGYKIGKMHARGYTPFSTTAAKSKKQAKPAASASAKRAAASATETAAEKSGLQLIRGQKADITRHLGLDQLIARVSWKLLNPALEIDATAFLLSAARRCERDEDCIFYGNPVSSHHSVSYSKLGPNEAQFKIDFSKLPLQIQRMAFTLSIYEGEAQQHDFSQVAEISIYLLHPQTEQVVAQFGFGEDLLKETAIVIGDLYLHNGNWKFDAIGKGFFSGLQALCENFGLEVSHPSNEAHSL, encoded by the coding sequence ATGGACTTTGTGGCAATTGACTTTGAAACCGCCAACTCCAATCGCTCCAGCGCCTGCGCGGTCGGCATCGTCGAGGTACAGGGCGGCAAAATCGTTTTCGAGCAGGTTTGGCTCATTAATCCGCAGCAGCATTTTGACCGGATGAACATCGAAATTCACGGCATCACTCCGGCTATGGTGGCGGACAGCCCTACTTTTTCCGAATTATGGCCTGTACTAGAGCCATTATTGAATAATAAGCAGGTAGTCGCGCATAATGCTTCCTTCGATATGAGCGTCCTGCGTTATTGCCTAGATGATGCGGCATTGCCTTATCCGGCATTTCATTATTACTGCACCTATCAGCTTAGCAAAAAACTGCTGCCGGACATGCCTTCCTATCGTTTGAACGTATTAGCTGGCCATTATCAAATTCCGTTAAATCACCATGATGCGCTAGATGATGCAAGAGCGGCAGCGTTAATTTTAGCAAGATTGCTTGAGCAGGAGCAGCAGCTAAGCCCTACCGAGCTTGTGCTCGCCAAAGGCTATAAAATCGGTAAAATGCATGCTCGCGGTTACACGCCATTCTCAACAACAGCTGCTAAAAGCAAGAAGCAAGCAAAGCCAGCTGCCTCTGCCAGCGCTAAGCGTGCTGCAGCTAGCGCAACAGAAACAGCAGCCGAAAAATCTGGGCTGCAGCTCATCAGAGGGCAAAAAGCTGACATTACCCGCCATTTGGGGTTGGATCAGCTGATTGCTCGCGTTTCATGGAAATTGTTAAATCCGGCGCTTGAAATTGACGCCACGGCCTTCCTGCTATCTGCGGCAAGACGGTGTGAGCGGGATGAGGATTGTATTTTTTACGGAAATCCCGTTTCATCTCATCACTCCGTCTCCTACTCCAAGCTAGGTCCCAATGAAGCACAGTTTAAAATCGATTTCAGCAAGCTGCCGCTGCAGATCCAGCGAATGGCCTTCACTCTTTCGATCTACGAAGGCGAGGCACAGCAGCATGATTTCAGCCAAGTGGCCGAAATCAGCATCTATCTGCTGCATCCGCAAACGGAACAAGTGGTAGCTCAGTTCGGATTTGGCGAAGATCTGCTTAAAGAAACAGCTATCGTCATCGGGGATTTATATTTACACAACGGCAATTGGAAATTTGACGCCATCGGCAAAGGTTTTTTTAGCGGCTTGCAAGCTTTATGTGAAAATTTCGGCCTGGAAGTAAGCCATCCTTCAAATGAAGCACATTCCTTATAA
- a CDS encoding saccharopine dehydrogenase NADP-binding domain-containing protein, with product MKQDIVVIGGYGHVGGDISKQLGAKFPGKVYAAGRSLERAKQFADQTGGQVKPMAFNLTNWKQEMDFERVKLIVMCMDQTDDAFVQASLRSGTHYVDISAYGPFLTSVEKHTEEAAQAQATAVLSVGLAPGVTNLLARKAQQELDQLDSVDIAIMLGLGDQHGKAAIEWTVDSIGSAFSIVENGGSTQTVSFSGGKRTDFGKELGSRMAYRFPFSDQQSLPRTLKVPTVSTRLCFDSGAVTRLVAWIRATGLFRLLKVKWIRSAAVSSFGMMRFGSDGYAVKVDGWGMKAGKKKHVQYLVDGSHEAAATAKVATAVAAAVYEGGLPGGVFHTEQLFELVKSGKGKIALQAAAGITKRPQIIEGLRYDSWE from the coding sequence ATGAAACAAGACATCGTTGTTATAGGCGGCTACGGCCATGTGGGCGGAGATATAAGCAAGCAGCTCGGAGCAAAGTTTCCAGGTAAAGTGTATGCGGCGGGCAGAAGCTTAGAGCGTGCGAAACAATTCGCGGACCAGACGGGCGGCCAAGTGAAACCAATGGCATTTAATTTAACCAACTGGAAGCAGGAAATGGATTTCGAACGTGTCAAGCTAATTGTCATGTGTATGGATCAGACGGATGATGCCTTTGTACAGGCTAGCCTGCGGAGTGGCACGCATTACGTGGATATTTCGGCGTATGGCCCTTTCCTGACTAGTGTAGAAAAGCATACAGAGGAAGCTGCACAGGCGCAGGCGACAGCGGTGCTGAGCGTTGGGCTAGCGCCAGGTGTAACGAATTTGCTCGCACGCAAGGCGCAGCAGGAGCTGGATCAGCTCGATAGCGTAGATATCGCAATTATGCTGGGGCTTGGCGATCAGCATGGCAAGGCGGCGATAGAGTGGACGGTCGACAGCATTGGCAGTGCATTTTCCATTGTTGAAAATGGCGGCAGCACGCAGACGGTCAGTTTTAGCGGCGGCAAGCGCACCGACTTTGGCAAGGAGCTGGGCAGCCGCATGGCTTACCGCTTCCCGTTCTCCGATCAGCAGTCGCTGCCAAGAACGCTGAAAGTGCCGACCGTATCAACAAGGCTTTGTTTCGATTCAGGTGCGGTCACCCGCTTGGTTGCATGGATACGCGCAACGGGATTATTCCGGCTGCTGAAAGTCAAATGGATTCGCTCTGCCGCTGTGAGCAGCTTTGGAATGATGCGTTTTGGCTCAGACGGCTATGCGGTTAAAGTAGATGGCTGGGGAATGAAGGCGGGCAAGAAGAAGCATGTTCAATATTTGGTCGATGGTTCCCATGAGGCGGCAGCGACCGCTAAAGTGGCGACCGCTGTTGCCGCCGCTGTTTATGAAGGCGGCCTGCCAGGCGGTGTATTCCATACGGAGCAGCTATTTGAGCTGGTGAAGAGCGGCAAAGGCAAAATAGCCCTGCAAGCCGCTGCGGGCATTACGAAACGACCGCAGATCATTGAAGGCTTGAGATACGACAGCTGGGAGTAA
- a CDS encoding class I SAM-dependent methyltransferase, producing the protein MNEKQPQQQKTMSWNDPQVEGYGRTISLKIPGYFMLYDMTDRLMNAMLGPEREQDILVVGAGGGQEIVTLGGAHPAWRFTGVDPSARMLAIAEQRIRMERLEAEVTLHEGTADELPKDKLHDAATSLLVLHFIKGLDQKRELLRSIAERLKPGAPLFIAAISCDRQEEAFAVQMSAWQSHMLDNGIPLEDWERFAASIGAESDPVPPEQVEELLREVGFNHISKFFGSYLITGWFAVKADGELNIEEKRQDK; encoded by the coding sequence ATGAATGAGAAGCAGCCGCAGCAACAGAAAACAATGAGTTGGAATGATCCCCAAGTGGAGGGCTATGGACGAACGATTTCTTTAAAAATACCCGGCTATTTCATGCTGTATGATATGACAGACCGATTAATGAACGCGATGCTTGGCCCTGAGAGGGAACAGGACATATTAGTTGTTGGAGCAGGCGGCGGGCAGGAGATTGTTACGCTCGGCGGTGCGCATCCAGCGTGGCGTTTTACCGGGGTTGACCCGTCTGCACGTATGCTGGCGATAGCCGAGCAGCGCATCCGAATGGAGCGATTAGAAGCGGAAGTCACGCTGCACGAGGGAACGGCAGACGAGCTGCCGAAGGACAAGCTGCACGATGCAGCGACTTCCCTGCTGGTACTGCATTTTATAAAGGGGCTGGATCAGAAAAGGGAGCTGCTGCGCAGTATAGCCGAGCGTTTGAAGCCGGGAGCGCCGTTATTTATTGCTGCAATAAGCTGTGATCGCCAGGAGGAAGCATTCGCCGTCCAGATGAGCGCTTGGCAAAGCCACATGCTGGATAATGGCATTCCGCTTGAGGATTGGGAGCGGTTTGCCGCCTCAATTGGCGCCGAATCAGATCCCGTACCGCCAGAGCAGGTGGAAGAGCTGCTTCGGGAAGTTGGCTTTAACCATATTTCAAAATTTTTCGGTTCCTACCTTATTACAGGATGGTTTGCTGTCAAAGCAGACGGGGAGCTCAACATAGAAGAAAAGAGGCAGGACAAATGA
- a CDS encoding helix-turn-helix transcriptional regulator, with translation MNKQRESVRKQLAKLEEANLRSSEYRERLLAELRTTMPFAAACCTLVDPHTMLSTGAVTEEGVEAIHHLLFEYEYLREDFNSYEELAKLAEPVATLSGATEGDLSRSLKFMKVLQPAGFGDELRAALIVDGACWGYLTLFRLLHEPFFQEEERLYIASLVPSMARTLKKASLLLPDSEGAAFLDDPGILILSEQLLLLSSNDAANSWLSLLRDWEFIDEQTLPRPIRAVCSRALAASTKDREPQTDAKVCIRIPDGPYLSLRASMLQAADHSVQLAVWFELAKPGDILPIIAEAYALTSREKQLVERLWRGLSTKELASSLHISSYTVQDHLKSIFAKTEVSSRRELIWKLFSRYNLPANE, from the coding sequence ATGAACAAGCAAAGAGAAAGTGTACGGAAACAGCTCGCCAAATTAGAGGAGGCTAACCTCCGCTCCAGCGAATATAGGGAGAGGCTTCTTGCAGAGCTGCGAACGACGATGCCTTTTGCAGCTGCGTGCTGTACGCTGGTCGATCCGCATACGATGCTGTCTACTGGCGCAGTTACAGAGGAAGGCGTAGAGGCCATTCATCATTTATTGTTTGAATATGAATATTTGAGGGAGGATTTTAACTCGTATGAGGAGCTTGCCAAGCTTGCGGAGCCCGTTGCTACATTAAGTGGTGCAACCGAAGGCGACTTAAGCCGCAGCCTCAAGTTTATGAAGGTGCTTCAGCCTGCCGGCTTTGGAGATGAGCTGCGTGCAGCATTGATAGTGGATGGGGCTTGCTGGGGGTATTTGACGTTATTTCGGCTGCTCCATGAGCCGTTTTTTCAAGAAGAGGAACGCTTGTATATCGCTTCCTTAGTGCCAAGCATGGCCCGCACCTTGAAAAAAGCGAGCTTGCTGCTGCCTGACAGCGAGGGCGCCGCCTTTCTAGACGATCCTGGCATTCTGATTCTGTCGGAGCAGCTGCTGCTTCTATCGAGCAATGATGCTGCAAACAGCTGGCTGTCGCTGCTCCGCGATTGGGAGTTCATCGACGAGCAGACACTGCCGAGGCCAATCCGTGCCGTATGCTCGCGTGCTTTGGCTGCAAGCACCAAGGATAGGGAGCCACAGACCGACGCAAAAGTATGCATCCGCATTCCTGATGGTCCCTACTTATCACTGCGAGCAAGCATGCTCCAAGCCGCGGATCACTCGGTTCAGCTTGCGGTATGGTTCGAGCTTGCGAAGCCTGGCGATATTTTGCCAATCATCGCGGAAGCTTATGCGCTGACTTCGCGCGAGAAGCAGCTGGTCGAACGGTTATGGCGCGGCCTTTCTACGAAGGAACTGGCCAGCTCCCTGCATATTTCCTCGTATACGGTGCAGGATCATCTCAAATCTATTTTTGCGAAAACGGAAGTGTCCAGCCGCAGAGAACTGATCTGGAAGCTTTTCTCCCGTTACAATCTCCCTGCGAACGAATAA
- a CDS encoding pyridoxamine 5'-phosphate oxidase has product MGKAFEKLWTEHEEFIGRQHMFFVGSAPLAAEGHVNISPKGYDTFRILSNQEVAYLDLTGSGNETSAHVLENGRMTIMFVAMEGKPVIMRLFGTGKVVLPGTERWNELIGRFELLPGARQIIVLDIHKVTTACGFSIPFYDYQGEREQLKNWAEKAGDQKLTVYQNEKNSYSLDRLPTPLGIQRQTTET; this is encoded by the coding sequence ATGGGTAAAGCGTTTGAGAAATTATGGACAGAGCACGAGGAGTTTATCGGGCGGCAGCATATGTTTTTTGTAGGATCGGCTCCGCTGGCGGCGGAAGGGCATGTTAATATATCTCCGAAAGGCTACGATACGTTTCGCATATTGTCGAACCAGGAGGTCGCTTATCTCGATTTAACGGGGAGCGGCAATGAAACGAGTGCGCATGTGCTGGAAAATGGCAGGATGACGATTATGTTTGTAGCAATGGAGGGGAAGCCCGTTATTATGCGGCTTTTCGGCACAGGGAAAGTTGTATTGCCAGGAACCGAGCGCTGGAATGAGCTGATTGGGAGGTTTGAGCTGCTGCCAGGTGCTAGGCAAATTATTGTGCTAGATATTCATAAGGTGACGACGGCGTGCGGATTCAGCATCCCTTTTTATGATTATCAGGGCGAGCGGGAACAGCTGAAAAACTGGGCTGAGAAGGCAGGTGATCAAAAACTAACAGTCTATCAAAATGAAAAAAACAGCTACAGCCTCGATCGGCTGCCTACTCCTCTTGGCATTCAGAGGCAGACAACTGAAACATAG
- a CDS encoding nitroreductase: MTTTTLTLLDALKQRRAVRNYLPQEVEEEKIAALLEAATLAPNDRLREPWHFYVVRGEAKQRYEQLARTYLEERFPTKPHLVKESIKVLETTPLAIVVTADIIEGDEASSKDNEYAAACAIHSMWLAAETLGLGLVWRTRGIGLVHDERMFAFIGSPEGKKIIGTLFIGYPQGEVPATARKPYTEKTTWL; this comes from the coding sequence ATGACTACCACCACCCTTACCTTGCTTGATGCTTTGAAACAAAGACGCGCAGTACGCAATTATTTGCCGCAGGAAGTTGAGGAAGAAAAAATCGCCGCTTTGCTGGAAGCTGCAACGCTCGCCCCTAACGACCGCCTGCGGGAGCCTTGGCATTTTTATGTCGTTCGCGGCGAAGCGAAGCAACGTTATGAGCAATTGGCGCGGACCTATCTGGAGGAGCGTTTTCCAACCAAGCCGCATTTAGTAAAAGAATCGATTAAAGTGCTGGAAACGACGCCCCTTGCCATTGTTGTAACGGCCGATATTATTGAAGGGGACGAAGCTTCCTCCAAGGACAACGAATATGCCGCAGCCTGCGCCATTCACTCGATGTGGCTGGCTGCCGAAACGCTGGGACTTGGACTTGTATGGCGTACACGCGGCATCGGCCTCGTCCATGACGAGCGGATGTTTGCCTTTATTGGATCGCCGGAGGGCAAAAAAATAATCGGCACCCTATTCATCGGATACCCGCAAGGGGAAGTGCCTGCTACTGCTCGCAAGCCTTATACAGAGAAAACAACCTGGCTGTAA
- a CDS encoding glucosaminidase domain-containing protein has protein sequence MAAMTRQQFIAALVPAVIQVRREGSPMLPSVRLAQYILETGGVIHSWYNLGGIKALGASPNAYWQGQAVIKGTWEHVDGRNINTSAAFRAYSSVYHFMKDQDLLFMKARYDRVRLAKTPEEQAQMLLACGYATDPAYAAKLIAIINSNGLRQYDNEAAAAVKTTVFKGAKTVPILQGGMVEVIGYERDGTVWVPARALGSRLGGKIGWTGSKVTVNGKELESLLDGGTGYVTMRALAASLNKKIEWEPSTRTVTII, from the coding sequence ATGGCGGCTATGACAAGACAGCAATTTATTGCGGCATTGGTGCCTGCTGTCATACAAGTACGGCGCGAGGGCTCACCGATGCTGCCATCTGTACGACTGGCGCAGTATATTTTGGAAACCGGAGGTGTCATTCATTCCTGGTACAATTTAGGAGGCATTAAAGCCTTGGGAGCTTCGCCCAATGCCTATTGGCAGGGCCAAGCGGTCATCAAAGGAACATGGGAGCATGTCGATGGCCGAAATATAAATACGAGTGCGGCTTTTCGCGCATACAGCAGTGTCTATCATTTTATGAAGGATCAGGACCTGCTGTTTATGAAAGCGCGGTATGATCGGGTGAGGCTTGCGAAGACGCCAGAGGAACAGGCGCAAATGCTGTTGGCCTGCGGCTATGCAACCGATCCGGCGTATGCAGCGAAGCTGATCGCCATCATAAACAGCAATGGGCTTCGGCAGTATGATAACGAGGCTGCAGCGGCTGTAAAAACAACGGTATTTAAGGGCGCGAAGACAGTTCCGATTTTGCAAGGAGGGATGGTGGAGGTGATCGGTTATGAGCGTGATGGCACCGTATGGGTGCCAGCGAGAGCGCTCGGCAGCCGCCTCGGCGGAAAAATTGGCTGGACGGGTTCAAAAGTAACGGTGAATGGCAAGGAGCTGGAGTCGCTGCTGGATGGAGGAACGGGGTATGTAACGATGCGTGCGCTGGCTGCTTCCCTGAATAAAAAAATAGAATGGGAGCCGAGCACACGCACCGTGACGATTATATAA
- a CDS encoding glycosyltransferase family 4 protein codes for MAKSLKRKRHQTSAKRKQHSSSTKSLLAKRRKRKAIKPRAKRRAERRKKNNGGLRKTKNRASSSLSQHVKQTRQAEDHSPAEEVIDPQPWTAQGINLVGFIHAEMGIGESARLAARAIERAEIPFGILNFPLQVATRMSDMSWEHKKTEDRSYNTNLFHMNADYMAPAMDHFGRSLFHNRYNIGYWHWELPDFPEEFVPAFELVQEVWVSSRFVLDSVVQKSPVPVVIIPHGVEVETSPEVTRESLGLPTDRFLFTMMYDVQSYTHRKNPQAVIEAFRLAFPKNDPTVGLVLKVNNTNFRPEDIEPLHQLAAEHGNIFIIDRIFSRLEVNSLLSVTDCFVSLHRAEGFGLGLAEAMYLGKPVIGTNWSGNTDFMNETNSCPVNYELVQVGTDWGPYQGYQTWAEPDVHHAAFYMQKLIQEPEWREAIAAQGQHTIHTSFSPQVVGGMIRARLTELTLL; via the coding sequence GTGGCCAAATCACTTAAGCGCAAGCGACATCAAACGTCCGCCAAACGCAAGCAGCATAGTTCTTCCACAAAATCGCTGCTGGCCAAACGCCGTAAACGCAAAGCTATCAAACCGCGGGCCAAGCGGCGGGCCGAACGCAGAAAGAAAAACAACGGCGGCCTTCGAAAAACAAAAAATCGCGCCTCCTCCAGCCTATCGCAGCACGTCAAACAGACCCGCCAAGCAGAAGATCACTCACCTGCTGAAGAGGTAATTGATCCGCAGCCTTGGACCGCACAGGGCATAAATCTTGTCGGCTTTATTCATGCGGAAATGGGCATTGGCGAATCGGCCAGACTTGCGGCAAGAGCGATTGAGCGAGCCGAAATTCCTTTTGGCATTTTAAACTTCCCGCTTCAAGTCGCTACCCGGATGTCGGATATGAGCTGGGAGCATAAAAAAACAGAAGACCGCTCCTATAACACGAACCTGTTTCATATGAATGCGGATTATATGGCGCCGGCTATGGACCATTTTGGACGCAGCCTGTTCCACAACCGCTACAATATTGGCTACTGGCACTGGGAGCTCCCTGATTTTCCGGAAGAGTTCGTTCCAGCGTTCGAACTGGTGCAGGAGGTGTGGGTATCCAGCCGCTTCGTGCTTGATTCGGTCGTGCAGAAATCACCTGTTCCTGTCGTCATCATCCCTCATGGCGTGGAGGTTGAGACTTCTCCTGAGGTTACAAGGGAATCACTTGGACTGCCAACCGATCGCTTCCTATTCACGATGATGTACGATGTACAAAGCTATACGCATCGCAAAAATCCGCAAGCTGTCATAGAAGCGTTCCGGCTCGCTTTTCCGAAAAATGATCCAACGGTCGGACTCGTACTCAAGGTCAACAATACGAATTTCCGCCCGGAGGATATAGAACCGCTGCATCAGCTCGCTGCCGAGCACGGCAATATTTTTATTATTGATCGTATTTTCTCCCGCCTGGAAGTCAACTCGCTGCTGAGTGTCACGGATTGTTTCGTCTCGCTGCATCGCGCTGAAGGCTTTGGACTGGGCCTCGCAGAAGCGATGTATTTGGGGAAACCGGTCATTGGCACGAACTGGTCCGGCAATACCGACTTTATGAACGAAACCAATTCCTGTCCCGTCAATTACGAGCTGGTGCAAGTCGGCACCGATTGGGGACCGTATCAGGGATATCAGACTTGGGCTGAACCCGATGTGCATCATGCCGCCTTTTATATGCAAAAACTCATTCAAGAGCCAGAGTGGCGCGAAGCCATTGCAGCACAAGGGCAGCATACGATTCATACGTCCTTTTCGCCGCAGGTGGTTGGCGGCATGATCCGCGCACGCCTGACCGAGCTTACGCTTCTCTAA
- a CDS encoding GDP-mannose 4,6-dehydratase codes for MKALITGITGFAGSHLAEYLLAHQMEVSGTVRKTSSIKHIAHLLPAVRLYECELTNEADVEKMIADVRPDMIFHLAAQSFVPKSWESPLATIYNNIAGQIHLLEAVRKAGINCKLLLACSSEEYGQVDTQDIPIKETTPLRPLSPYAVSKITQNYLGYQYYRSYGMHIVCMRTFNHTGPRRGEQFVTSNFAKQIVEIERGLKPPVLYVGNLEAKRDFTDVRDVVRAYHLAIEKCEPGEVYNIASGSSRAIGEMLQTLVSLSSSTISIQEDPARLRPADVPELVGDYSKFHHRTGWRPEIPFEQTMQDLLSYWRTELG; via the coding sequence GTGAAAGCATTGATTACAGGCATAACCGGCTTTGCCGGAAGCCATTTGGCAGAGTATTTGCTGGCGCATCAAATGGAAGTGTCCGGCACCGTAAGAAAGACTAGCAGCATTAAGCACATCGCTCATTTGCTGCCCGCTGTGAGGCTTTATGAATGCGAGCTGACTAATGAAGCCGATGTGGAAAAAATGATAGCGGACGTTAGGCCGGACATGATTTTTCATCTGGCAGCGCAAAGCTTCGTGCCAAAGTCTTGGGAGTCGCCGCTTGCGACGATCTATAACAATATTGCCGGGCAAATTCATTTGCTGGAAGCAGTACGAAAGGCAGGAATCAATTGCAAGCTGCTGCTCGCCTGCTCTAGTGAGGAATATGGCCAGGTAGACACGCAGGATATTCCGATTAAGGAAACAACGCCGCTGCGTCCTCTCAGTCCCTATGCTGTGAGCAAAATTACGCAAAATTATTTAGGCTACCAATATTATCGCAGCTATGGGATGCATATTGTATGCATGCGTACTTTCAACCATACGGGACCACGGCGCGGCGAGCAATTCGTAACCTCCAACTTTGCGAAGCAAATCGTCGAAATCGAGCGGGGACTAAAGCCGCCCGTCCTATATGTCGGCAATTTGGAGGCAAAACGCGACTTTACCGATGTGCGAGATGTTGTGAGAGCGTACCACTTGGCTATTGAAAAATGCGAGCCAGGAGAAGTGTACAATATTGCATCGGGAAGCTCGCGGGCGATTGGCGAGATGCTGCAGACGCTGGTCAGCCTTAGCAGCAGCACCATTTCGATTCAGGAAGACCCGGCGCGGCTGCGGCCTGCGGATGTGCCCGAGCTAGTCGGCGATTATTCTAAATTTCATCATCGTACGGGCTGGCGTCCGGAAATTCCTTTTGAGCAGACGATGCAGGATTTGCTAAGCTATTGGCGGACGGAATTAGGTTAG